The following are encoded together in the Bacillus cereus group sp. RP43 genome:
- a CDS encoding coproporphyrinogen III oxidase, giving the protein MLLISIKTLQDDRFLRPLQNIGGLFFEESTIGFDKEEANLIVDIQIEGNVTASARLTDVATGNVYEETFAKDLSAFTEEKERMKQVKHVVSYVYLSVLQQLTGLEQSWGILTGVRPTKLLHKLLQNGMSKEEAHKELRESYLIHEEKIELLQRIVDCQLAVVPDLYRLKEEVSIYIGIPFCPTKCAYCTFPAYAINGRQGSVDSFLGGLHYEVREIGKFLKEKGVTVTTIYYGGGTPTSITAEEMDMLYEEMYQAFPDVKDVREVTVEAGRPDTITPAKLEVLNKWNIDRISINPQSYHQETLKAIGRHHTVEETIEKYHLAREMGMNNINMDLIIGLPGEGLDIFKHTLDETEKLMPESLTVHTLSFKRASEMTQNKRKYKVAGREEITAMMHEAEEWTKNHNYVPYYLYRQKNILGNLENVGYAIPTQESIYNIVIMEEVQSIIGLGCGASSKFVHPQTGAITHFANPKDPKSYNDGFVKYTEDKLKILEELFV; this is encoded by the coding sequence ATGTTGTTAATTTCAATTAAAACGTTACAAGATGATCGTTTTTTACGTCCGCTACAAAATATTGGCGGTTTATTTTTTGAAGAGAGCACGATAGGGTTTGATAAAGAAGAAGCAAATCTTATCGTTGATATACAGATAGAAGGTAATGTGACAGCATCAGCTCGTTTAACAGATGTTGCAACCGGAAATGTGTATGAAGAAACATTCGCGAAAGATTTATCTGCTTTCACAGAAGAAAAAGAACGTATGAAGCAAGTGAAACATGTTGTTTCTTACGTATATCTTTCTGTACTTCAACAGCTAACTGGACTTGAACAGAGCTGGGGAATATTAACTGGGGTACGCCCAACGAAGCTTCTTCACAAACTGCTTCAAAATGGTATGTCAAAAGAAGAAGCACATAAAGAACTTCGTGAAAGTTATTTAATTCATGAAGAAAAAATTGAGCTTCTTCAGCGTATCGTTGATTGCCAATTAGCGGTTGTTCCAGATTTATACCGATTGAAAGAAGAAGTAAGTATTTACATCGGTATTCCGTTTTGTCCTACAAAATGTGCGTACTGTACGTTCCCGGCTTATGCAATTAACGGACGCCAAGGATCAGTTGATTCGTTCTTAGGCGGGTTACATTATGAAGTTCGTGAAATTGGTAAGTTTTTAAAAGAAAAAGGTGTTACAGTTACGACGATTTATTACGGCGGTGGTACACCGACGAGTATTACAGCAGAAGAGATGGATATGTTGTATGAAGAAATGTACCAAGCTTTCCCAGATGTGAAAGATGTACGTGAAGTAACAGTTGAGGCAGGTCGCCCAGATACAATCACACCAGCAAAGCTAGAAGTGTTAAATAAATGGAACATTGACCGTATTAGTATTAATCCGCAGTCATACCATCAAGAGACACTAAAAGCAATTGGACGTCATCACACTGTAGAAGAAACGATTGAGAAGTATCATTTAGCACGTGAAATGGGAATGAACAATATTAATATGGATTTAATTATTGGTCTTCCTGGTGAAGGATTAGACATCTTTAAGCATACGTTAGATGAAACAGAAAAGTTAATGCCAGAATCGTTAACAGTTCATACGTTATCATTTAAACGTGCTTCTGAAATGACGCAAAACAAACGTAAATATAAAGTAGCAGGTCGCGAAGAAATTACTGCGATGATGCATGAGGCGGAAGAGTGGACGAAGAACCATAATTACGTGCCATACTATTTATATCGTCAAAAAAATATTTTAGGTAACTTAGAAAACGTTGGGTATGCAATACCGACGCAAGAAAGTATCTACAATATTGTTATTATGGAAGAAGTACAATCGATTATCGGACTTGGTTGCGGGGCATCAAGTAAATTTGTTCACCCACAAACAGGAGCAATTACACACTTTGCGAATCCGAAAGATCCAAAATCATATAACGATGGCTTCGTGAAATATACAGAAGATAAACTGAAAATTTTAGAAGAGCTATTCGTGTAA
- a CDS encoding fatty acid--CoA ligase: protein MYMTIGRIFDLAVGKYPNKEALVEPEKNIRWTYKQWDEQINKTAQALLKEGVRKGDCVSVYLYNCREFVNVYLACSKIGAIFNPINFRLKAKELSYILQDAASKVVVFEKAVESTVAMIERDFPNSSFWYVEDDAPSYASSYHEKVNEASAEKVDIVVDEMDYCSMLYTSGTTGHPKGVLHRHRDMAEHSMICTYFIKYNRDSAGLVVAPLYHCGELNAGIIPRIQVGGKNVILHHFDTDRVLHTIQEEKITTFFAAPTMWNMLLQKDLAEYDLTSMKIGVYGGAAMAPALVKECKERLYIDLVQIYGMTEMGPVVAFLVEEDQITKAGSAGTPCFSHEIRIVKPNEDAPAEPDDVLPPYEVGEIILRGPTMMAGYHNREEANKKSMYKGWYHSGDLGYFDKDGYLFVADRVDDMVISGGVNIYPREIEDFLHSHPGVLDVAVLGEPDELWGERVVAVIVKKDEMITEADLETYCKESDELADYKRPRHYLFVDELPRNASGKLQKFVLRESLKGAKN, encoded by the coding sequence ATGTACATGACGATAGGGAGAATTTTTGATTTGGCAGTTGGCAAATATCCGAATAAAGAGGCGTTAGTAGAACCAGAAAAAAATATTCGCTGGACATATAAACAGTGGGATGAGCAAATAAATAAAACGGCGCAAGCTCTATTGAAAGAAGGAGTAAGAAAGGGAGATTGTGTATCTGTTTACTTATATAACTGTCGCGAATTTGTAAACGTTTACTTAGCCTGTTCCAAAATTGGCGCAATCTTCAACCCAATTAATTTCCGCTTAAAAGCAAAAGAATTATCATATATCCTCCAAGATGCAGCCTCGAAAGTAGTTGTCTTTGAAAAAGCAGTTGAATCAACTGTTGCTATGATTGAACGAGATTTTCCAAATTCGTCTTTTTGGTATGTAGAAGACGATGCACCTTCCTACGCTAGTTCCTACCATGAAAAAGTAAATGAAGCATCAGCTGAAAAAGTAGATATCGTAGTCGATGAAATGGACTATTGCTCTATGCTTTATACGAGTGGTACGACTGGTCATCCGAAAGGTGTACTACATCGCCATCGTGATATGGCTGAGCATAGTATGATTTGTACGTATTTTATAAAATATAACAGGGATAGCGCCGGACTTGTGGTAGCGCCTTTATATCATTGTGGCGAGTTAAACGCTGGAATTATACCGCGCATTCAAGTTGGCGGAAAGAATGTTATTTTACATCATTTTGATACGGATAGAGTATTACATACAATTCAAGAAGAGAAGATTACGACGTTTTTTGCAGCACCAACGATGTGGAATATGTTACTGCAAAAAGATCTAGCCGAGTATGATTTAACTTCGATGAAAATCGGTGTATATGGCGGGGCTGCGATGGCTCCAGCGTTAGTGAAGGAATGTAAAGAGCGTCTTTATATTGATCTTGTCCAAATTTACGGGATGACAGAAATGGGACCAGTTGTTGCGTTTCTAGTAGAAGAGGATCAAATTACGAAAGCTGGTTCAGCAGGAACGCCCTGCTTTAGCCATGAAATTCGAATTGTGAAACCGAACGAAGATGCACCAGCAGAGCCAGATGATGTATTGCCTCCTTATGAAGTAGGGGAAATTATTTTACGCGGCCCGACCATGATGGCTGGATATCATAACCGAGAAGAAGCAAATAAAAAATCGATGTATAAAGGGTGGTATCATTCTGGTGATTTAGGCTACTTCGATAAAGACGGCTATTTATTCGTTGCAGATCGCGTTGATGATATGGTAATTAGCGGTGGCGTAAATATTTATCCTCGCGAAATTGAAGATTTCCTTCATAGTCACCCTGGTGTATTAGATGTTGCAGTACTTGGTGAGCCAGATGAATTATGGGGAGAACGTGTTGTGGCCGTCATTGTAAAGAAAGATGAAATGATTACAGAAGCTGATTTAGAAACATATTGTAAAGAAAGTGATGAATTAGCAGACTATAAACGTCCACGTCATTATTTATTTGTGGATGAACTTCCGCGTAATGCGAGTGGGAAATTACAAAAGTTTGTGCTGAGAGAGTCGTTGAAAGGCGCGAAAAACTAG
- a CDS encoding Cof-type HAD-IIB family hydrolase: MIYRLLALNIDGTLLYNNGKIAKGIRETIEFVKRKDVYVTLFTNRNFQSAHKIAKALKLDSILVTHGGAFVSASLDKPFAQRRLSEEKTFNIVQVLEHFDCNVRISHERYSIGNRERNTPNLIARTVLSSADPLFYPVQFVDSLGDALRDHPVAAPKIDIVFHTKGEKERGMNTLRKAFQDVEYVECDERRIEILPQNVSKLRGLQLLGEHLNINLSEMVAIGDSIEDLEVIENVGLGVAMGNAPVELKQAADWITRSNTENGVEYMIKEHFRKQFPLPFLKNHKHTPKR, translated from the coding sequence ATGATTTATCGCTTACTAGCTCTTAATATAGATGGGACACTACTATACAACAACGGAAAAATCGCAAAAGGGATACGAGAAACAATTGAATTTGTGAAAAGAAAAGATGTATACGTTACATTATTTACGAATCGTAATTTTCAATCTGCCCATAAAATAGCGAAGGCGTTAAAATTAGATTCTATATTAGTTACGCATGGCGGTGCTTTCGTTTCAGCATCGTTAGATAAGCCGTTCGCTCAAAGGAGATTATCTGAAGAGAAAACCTTTAATATTGTGCAAGTGTTAGAGCATTTTGATTGTAATGTTCGCATTTCTCATGAAAGATATTCAATTGGGAATCGTGAGAGAAATACACCAAACTTAATTGCGCGTACTGTATTATCAAGCGCAGATCCGTTATTTTATCCAGTTCAATTTGTAGATTCGCTAGGGGATGCACTGCGTGATCATCCAGTAGCTGCACCAAAAATTGATATTGTTTTCCATACGAAAGGTGAAAAAGAAAGAGGGATGAATACGTTAAGAAAGGCATTTCAAGATGTAGAGTACGTTGAGTGTGATGAGAGACGTATAGAAATTCTCCCTCAAAATGTATCAAAACTACGTGGTTTACAATTACTTGGGGAGCATTTAAATATTAACCTTAGTGAAATGGTTGCGATTGGAGATAGCATAGAAGACTTAGAGGTAATTGAAAATGTTGGGCTCGGGGTAGCAATGGGGAACGCCCCTGTAGAATTAAAGCAAGCCGCAGACTGGATTACACGTTCTAATACTGAGAACGGCGTAGAATATATGATTAAAGAGCATTTCCGTAAGCAATTTCCGCTTCCATTTTTAAAGAATCATAAACATACACCGAAACGATGA
- a CDS encoding DNA-3-methyladenine glycosylase translates to MQAPPSFYEGDTLEVAKKLLGHKLVHIVDGIKRSGIIVEVEAYKGPDDKAAHSYGGRRTDRTEVMFGVPGHAYVYLIYGMYHCFNVITAPIDTPQGVLIRALEPVDGIEDMKLARYNKTDITKAQYKNLTNGPGKLCRALGITLKERGVSLQSDTLHIELVPKEEHLLSIHNIIAGPRINIDYAEEAIHYPWRFYYEKHPFVSK, encoded by the coding sequence ATGCAGGCACCTCCTTCTTTTTATGAAGGCGATACGTTAGAGGTCGCAAAGAAGTTACTCGGACATAAACTGGTACATATTGTAGACGGCATAAAGCGGAGCGGAATTATTGTAGAAGTAGAAGCATACAAAGGTCCAGATGATAAGGCCGCACATAGTTACGGAGGAAGACGGACTGATCGAACAGAAGTAATGTTCGGCGTACCAGGACATGCTTACGTATATTTAATTTACGGCATGTATCATTGCTTTAACGTAATTACAGCACCAATCGACACCCCGCAAGGAGTTCTCATTCGTGCTCTTGAACCTGTAGATGGAATCGAAGACATGAAACTAGCACGCTACAACAAAACCGACATTACGAAAGCTCAGTATAAAAACTTAACAAATGGCCCCGGAAAACTATGCCGCGCACTCGGAATCACTTTAAAAGAGCGCGGGGTATCATTACAAAGTGATACGTTACATATTGAATTAGTTCCGAAAGAAGAACATTTATTATCCATACATAACATAATAGCTGGCCCTCGTATTAATATTGATTACGCAGAAGAAGCCATTCACTACCCATGGCGGTTTTATTATGAAAAGCATCCGTTTGTTTCAAAATAA
- a CDS encoding glycosyltransferase has product MLTSIIILTHNQLQYTKECIQSIRTYTVEQEYELIVVDNASTDGTVEWLQKQSDIMLVENAENMGFPKGCNQGVKEAKGDNILLLNNDVVVTENWLSNLIRCLYESKDTGAVGPITNNAAYYTAIPTFYKDIEGMQKFATLYNQSDKNKWEERMKLIGFCMLIKKSVLDEVGLLDERFTPGNYEDDDLSLRMFEKGYKLYLCKDTFIHHYGSVSWKEDSMKFSVVLHANNIKLYEKWGFYGESLYIHYDLLAIVDRFAPDQVNILHIGAGSGATLLEMKRRYPAVSIFGAEINEKAAALANRVAPTTSAEYDKLHEVFTDEKFQYILLSHPIELAQLPQVIQSMSQLLTPTGTFIMSKFNLDNYYALKK; this is encoded by the coding sequence ATGCTCACAAGTATAATTATATTGACTCATAATCAATTACAATATACAAAAGAATGCATCCAAAGTATTAGAACTTATACAGTGGAACAAGAGTATGAGTTAATAGTTGTGGACAATGCGTCAACAGATGGTACTGTAGAATGGTTACAAAAACAATCGGATATTATGCTAGTGGAAAATGCGGAGAATATGGGTTTTCCAAAGGGATGCAATCAGGGGGTTAAAGAGGCAAAAGGTGATAATATTCTATTATTAAATAATGATGTGGTCGTAACTGAAAATTGGCTAAGCAACTTAATTCGGTGTTTATATGAAAGTAAGGATACTGGAGCGGTAGGGCCCATAACTAATAATGCCGCTTACTATACTGCTATACCAACATTTTATAAAGATATTGAAGGAATGCAGAAGTTTGCAACTTTATATAATCAAAGTGATAAAAATAAATGGGAAGAACGTATGAAATTAATCGGATTCTGTATGCTTATAAAAAAATCAGTGTTAGATGAAGTTGGATTATTAGATGAACGATTTACACCGGGGAATTATGAAGATGATGATTTGTCACTAAGAATGTTTGAAAAAGGATATAAATTGTATTTATGTAAAGATACATTTATTCATCACTACGGAAGTGTCTCATGGAAAGAAGATAGTATGAAATTTTCTGTAGTTTTACATGCAAATAATATAAAATTGTATGAAAAATGGGGATTTTATGGTGAAAGTTTATACATTCATTATGATTTACTAGCAATTGTAGATCGATTTGCGCCTGATCAAGTGAATATTCTTCATATAGGAGCTGGATCTGGTGCAACTTTATTAGAAATGAAAAGGCGTTACCCGGCAGTTTCCATATTTGGAGCAGAAATTAATGAAAAAGCAGCAGCTCTTGCAAATAGGGTAGCTCCTACAACTTCTGCTGAGTATGACAAGTTACATGAGGTATTTACAGATGAAAAATTCCAGTACATTTTGTTATCACATCCTATTGAGTTAGCTCAATTACCTCAGGTCATACAATCTATGTCACAACTTTTAACGCCAACAGGAACTTTCATTATGTCGAAATTCAATTTAGATAATTATTATGCATTAAAAAAATAA
- a CDS encoding glycosyltransferase family 2 protein, with translation MGNSITISLCMIVKDEEQTISTCLESVKSVVDEIIIVDTGSTDATKEIVKKYDAKVYDFQWIEDFSAARNFAFSKATKEYILWLDADDIIDTEDIKKLLQLKSTLDRSTDAVSMKYYLTFDIEGNPTHSLRRYRLVNRSRNFQWYGFVHEYLEVYGNLINSDVGVSHKKIKAYTNRNLKIYEKHLESGKEFSPRDVYYYANECKDHRLFDKAVKGYSKFLDEEKGWVEDNIQACLKRAECYLELGDLKKSIQSCLQSFTYDTPRGELCCHLGRVFLQQNEYSKAIYWYHAAIDGPRPKDSPFVREECHTWLPHIQLCICYDRLKEYEKAIYHNEQAAQFIPNNPSIEYNRKYFDSLSKE, from the coding sequence ATGGGAAACTCAATTACTATTAGTTTATGCATGATTGTAAAAGATGAAGAACAAACTATATCAACATGCTTAGAATCGGTCAAAAGTGTTGTGGATGAAATAATTATTGTAGATACAGGTTCAACAGATGCTACAAAAGAAATTGTGAAGAAGTACGACGCGAAAGTTTATGATTTTCAATGGATTGAAGATTTTTCAGCGGCACGAAATTTTGCATTTTCTAAAGCTACAAAAGAATACATTCTTTGGCTAGACGCAGATGACATAATAGATACGGAAGATATAAAGAAATTGTTGCAGTTAAAAAGTACGTTAGATCGTAGTACGGATGCAGTATCTATGAAATATTATTTAACTTTTGATATAGAAGGAAATCCAACACATTCTTTAAGGCGATATCGATTAGTAAACAGAAGTAGAAATTTTCAATGGTATGGATTTGTTCATGAATATTTAGAGGTGTATGGAAATCTTATAAATAGTGATGTAGGGGTAAGTCATAAAAAAATAAAAGCATATACTAATCGTAATTTAAAAATATATGAAAAACATCTTGAGAGTGGAAAAGAATTTAGTCCCCGTGATGTGTACTATTATGCAAATGAATGTAAGGATCACAGATTATTTGATAAGGCTGTTAAGGGGTATTCTAAATTTTTAGATGAAGAAAAGGGTTGGGTTGAAGATAATATTCAAGCTTGTTTAAAAAGAGCCGAATGTTATTTAGAATTGGGGGACTTAAAAAAATCTATACAGTCTTGTTTACAATCATTTACGTATGACACGCCTAGAGGAGAACTTTGTTGCCACTTAGGACGTGTATTTTTGCAACAAAACGAATATTCCAAAGCGATATATTGGTACCATGCAGCAATTGACGGGCCAAGGCCAAAGGATTCTCCATTTGTCCGGGAAGAGTGTCATACATGGTTGCCGCATATTCAACTATGTATTTGTTATGATCGATTAAAAGAATATGAAAAGGCCATTTATCATAACGAACAAGCTGCACAGTTCATACCTAATAATCCAAGCATTGAATATAATAGAAAATATTTTGATAGTTTATCAAAAGAATAG